A single genomic interval of Hydractinia symbiolongicarpus strain clone_291-10 chromosome 8, HSymV2.1, whole genome shotgun sequence harbors:
- the LOC130653979 gene encoding uncharacterized protein LOC130653979 has translation MLRVDVEMAPLNKLRRMCHGRSNKSLVTCLLLVCFLVYIAVTTSLVRRQSADDTNEEIKIRSDNPRGMTENLPTQTEADLTDDVLLKLYLEIEKKRNTSKSNRMSCNQYNITDKYETFKENISCVAHRATQSACEFADNIYWLDETLKSCGSQKKVNICQISESTQTGSTVEYVYKCSFKDCLKYDRQKVITWRFHSDTQTLTKAAVFTTVEEMEKELPNIAKLSSSNKYNFLFLECSNDEIGKQPYDLIAQLIILLPINISNTENKNSKEHKDNTKINVNIVLLDSAARSHFYRSLPGTINTFNKVNKNKENGDEVLDFQLFQSMEGHTAENIHALFTGTLFPKHWTGAERESASVGVGKLFKQYVDRGYTTFYHDDLCFEEWWGLRLDLGSPATWQDFLRALDENYIHHTGLSFTSCKILQTNNITNPFNGPDGPLCFNGQFQDGYLLDFSRLYHSSASRHGNRMLSFTTLNVAHDNLGKRIQSIDDELKNYVQNIIKSNNTLTLLLADHGNTYTHYTHAIMEGRFEQYHPAFFMIIPEQVKKILGQNIMNNLRRNQRKLVTMLDIHGALQTIPTGPKQQGIFATIPHNRSCDDLNLRLPNLCVCEGWDAETLNDTLQVGLVHFAIGELNNMILQQQKQIRRRQQIPGCLRLVPTSFKNVRERSAQGRLITSMDISTMAGAGASQSRDIFHVQIQSSINPDDASRNMKLLNFDRISRYGPYSACADKRIDMRLCVCNIKARETERNLENVIMHDMIQYPNLLPTNVEIKRVFKISECLFYRTISYPDTNENEQNAIYTATYEVANICGHMINVTMDITLDNMKLTSTNPVIKHLLPYGMTYVMTAIRAVPYWTSRVESVKIYVPQDFLPLPP, from the exons ATGCTGCGTGTTGACGTTGAAATGGCACCTTTGAACAAACTACGTCGAATGTGCCATGGACGAAGTAACAAAAGTCTAGTAACATGTTTACTATTAGTGTGTTTTCTCGTGTACATTGCCGTGACAACATCCTTAGTACGACGTCAGTCAGCAGATGATACAAACGAAGAAATCAAAATTCGCTCTGACAATCCACGTGGGATGACAGAAAACTTGCCGACCCAAACCGAGGCCGATTTAACGGATGACGTGTTATTAAAGTTGTATCTAGAAATCGAGAAAAAACGGAATACGTCAAAATCAAATAGGATGTCTTGCAATCAATATAACATAACAGACAAATATgaaacttttaaagaaaatatttcgtGTGTGGCGCATCGTGCAACACAATCTGCTTGTGAATTCGCTGATAATATATATTGGCTTGACGAGACATTAAAATCATGTGGTtctcaaaaaaaagttaatatatGCCAAATAAGTGAATCTACACAAACCGGGAGTACGGTAGAGTACGTTTATAAATGTTCATTTAAAGACTGTTTAAAATATGACCGCCAGAAAGTTATTACGTGGCGTTTTCATTCAGATACACAAACATTAACTAAAGCAGCTGTGTTTACAAcagttgaagaaatggagaaagaatTACCCAACATAGCTAAATTGTCTTCAAGCAATAAATATAACTTTCTGTTTTTAGAATGTAGTAATGATGAAATAGGAAAACAGCCTTACGACCTTATAGCTCAACTAATAATATTGCTTCCTATAAATATAAGCAACACAGAGAATAAAAACTCGAAAGAGCATAAAGACAATACAAAAATTAATGTGAACATAGTGTTGTTAGATTCAGCTGCAAGGTCACATTTTTATCGTTCTTTACCTGGTACGATAAATACTtttaataaagtaaataaaaacaaagaaaacggAGACGAGGTTTTAGATTTCCAACTTTTTCAATCCATGGAAGGACATACGGCAGAAAATATACATGCTTTATTTACTGGTACTCTCTTTCCAAAACATTGGACAGGCGCGGAGAGAGAATCAGCATCAGTAGGAGTCGGAAAGCTGTTCAAGCAGTATGTCGACCGTGGGTATACAACGTTTTATCACGATGATTTATGCTTTGAAGAATGGTGGGGTTTAAGGTTAGACTTGGGTTCACCGGCTACTTGGCAAGATTTTTTAAGAGCTTTAGATGAAAACTACATCCACCACACAG GTCTATCGTTTACAAGTTGTAAAATTTTACAGACGAACAACATTACTAACCCCTTTAACGGGCCGGATGGACCGCTGTGTTTTAACGGACAGTTTCAAGATGGATACCTGCTTGACTTTTCGCGCCTTTATCACAGTTCAGCCTCAAGACACGGTAACCGAATGCTTAGTTTTACAACTCTAAATGTGGCTCACGATAACTTGGGAAAAAGAATACAATCAATTGATGACGAGTTAAAAAATTATGttcaaaatattataaaaagtaACAACACATTGACTCTACTTCTTGCCGACCATGGTAACACATACACTCACTACACACACGCCATTATGGAAGGTAGATTCGAGCAATATCATCCAGCCTTTTTTATGATTATTCCGgaacaagtaaaaaaaatattaggacAAAATATTATGAATAACTTGAGAAGAAACCAAAGAAAGTTAGTTACCATGTTGGATATACACGGTGCGTTACAAACTATACCTACGGGTCCAAAACAACAGGGGATTTTTGCAACCATCCCTCATAACAGAAGCTGTGATGATTTAAACTTACGCTTGCCGAATTTGTGTGTGTGTGAAGGATGGGATGCAGAAACGTTAAACGACACCTTACAAGTTGGATTAGTCCATTTTGCTATCGGAGAACTAAACAACATGATCCTGCAACAGCAGAAGCAAATTCGACGAAGACAACAAATTCCAGGTTGCTTACGATTAGTTCCAACGAGCTTTAAAAATGTGAGGGAGAGAAGTGCCCAGGGTCGACTTATTACCAGCATGGACATATCAACGATGGCTGGAGCAGGTGCTAGTCAGTCACGTGATATTTTTCATGTTCAAATCCAATCAAGCATCAATCCTGACGATGCATCAAGAAATATGAAGTTGTTGAATTTTGATAGAATATCCAGATATGGTCCCTATAGCGCATGCGCAGATAAGAGGATTGATATGCGGTTGTGTGTATGCAATATAAAGGCAAGAGAAACAGAGAGGAATCTAGAAAATGTCATTATGCACGATATGATTCAATATCCAAATTTACTTCCGACAAATGTCGAGATTAAGCGCGTTTTCAAAATAAGTGAATGTTTATTTTACAGAACGATATCTTATCCTGATACCAATGAAAATGAACAAAATGCTATATATACTGCAACTTATGAAGTTGCAAATATATGCGGTCACATGATCAATGTTACCATGGATATAACGTTAGATAATATGAAGCTCACATCCACAAATCCAGTCATCAAACATTTACTTCCTTATGGCATGACTTACGTAATGACTGCTATCAGAGCTGTTCCTTATTGGACTTCCAGAGTTGAATCTGTCAAAATATATGTCCCTCAGGATTTTTTACCACTTCCTCCGTAa